The stretch of DNA GCATTTGAATCTGTCATCGGCATTGTATTACAGGGCACCATCAACTATACGCTTGCCTTCGGCAAACACTGGATTAAAGAAAAGCAACCTGCCACGGTGTTGAATATCGTAACCACCTATGCATGGACGGGCTCGGCCTACGTGGTACCCAGTGCATGCGCCAAAGCAGGTGTGTTGGCGCTTACGCGTTCGCTGGCCGTGGAATGGGCTAAATACAAAATACGCTTTAATGCTGTCGCTCCCGGCCCCTTCCCCACAAAAGGAGCATGGGAACGCCTCGTGCCCGGAGATTTACAAAAGCTTTTTGACCCCACCAAAAGAGTACCGGTGGGGCGCGTGGGCGAACATCAGGAGCTGGCAAACCTGTGCGCTTTCCTGGTTTCGGATTTTTCTTCTTACATAAACGGAGAGTGTATTACCATTGACGGAGGTGAATGGCTCAAAGGAGCCGGGCAGTTTAACGCCATGGAAGCCGTACCTGCCGAAATGTGGGACATGATAGAGCAAATGACACGCTCAGCGAAATAATTAAAACCGAAAATAATTAAACCTATGAGTGTCTGTTTCAGGGGCAAGGCCCTCCAACCCACGACACCAGACCCTCCCGCTCCGCATAGCAGGCATTTGTATACGTCACATCATCGCAACCACATACAGGGTCATAATTAGGAGGGCACATCCGACCTAAATCTCTTCGGCCGGCATCTACGCAATTTACGGTTTTGCCACACCCCCCAATAAAGCATGGCAGCAAAAGCACAATTACTTTAAAATACACCTGTTTAACCATGCTCAAATTTAGCCGCCCTCGGGAAGTGTTGTAGCTTTTGAACATAACTTATTGATTTCTATTTTCGGCCCCCTGACAACACTCGGCCAGATATAATGTTTTTACTACCTCATTACGTGTCTTTGGATTAAGAAAGGGGATCCGAAGTCTGGTTACCGGGTAGCTGACAAATGAATCCCGGATGGTGTAGCAGTATGCTTTGCTCAGCTCCTGAAGGTGGTCTTCCCTGATAAGCAGCCAACAAGGGGATGCAAGTTGGGATAAATCGCTTTCGGAATTCAAAACTGGAGTCCACGTTCCACGGTAAAAATTCAAAGCATGCGAACTGATTCTATAGGTAAACAACCGGGCAGGATGGATATTATGCTTTTCTAAATACACTGCTATTCTTCCAGCCGGCTGATACTGCAACAGGGTGGGATAAAAATGCAGATTCAGCAACAGTCCGCAGGCTATGATCATACACACCGAAGATAAGTGTAGCTCTTTATGGCGGTAGAAAAAACAGACTCCCGACATAACTGCAAAGCCAATAACCAAACAGGCAATCATCCACGAGTGGAGGGGAAATATCCACACCACAATGACCGTGGCTATCAGGGCCAGTGAAGCCAGCAAGATGCCCTGCACCACCCCTATCCAGGTTACGGCAGGGTTTTTTATGGTTTCAGCAATAAAGTCGGCAGTAAGTAGTGCCGCAAAAGGAATAACCACAAAGATGTAGTGCGGCAGCTTATAATGAGAAAACGACAAAGCCACCAATGTAATGGTAAAAGCCGAAAAAGAGATGTACTCCGAAGAAGCATTCCCATAATCAGAACCGCGAAAATAACTTACAACCTTTCGCACCCAGGCCACCAAAAATAAAAATGACCATGGCAGGAAAGCCCATAAAAAGGAATGAAATAAAAAAAAATATCCTGCATCATTGTGCCACGGATTTTCTCCGGTAATTCTTCCAAAACTTTGAGTCCAGAAATAAAATTTCAGGCCATCCCAGCCATATTGCTGATACAGTCCCACAGCCATAGGCACCAGCAGGATGGCGGCAATCAGCAGCATAGGTATCCATCCCAAACGTAAAAATGCCCAGTATCTGTGACTCAAAAAAGCATGACCGGTAAAAGCCACCAGGGGAATCATCAGGCCAATGGGTCCTTTTGACAACATGGCCAACCCAATGCCGGCCCCTGCACCAAGCAGGTAACCTGCACGCCTGTTTTCCAGATATGCAGCAATCTGCCAGCAGGCAAAAACCACAAACCCTGTGAGCAAAGTATCCGTTCTTACATCATTATTCATAACAAACATCGCAAGTGAGGAAGCTGTCAGCAATGCTGCCAGCCTTGCCGTCTGATGGTTGTAGTAAATGAGAGCCAGCCGGTAAACCGAATAAATGCCTAACATGGAAACCAGCAGTGAGGGTAACTTATAAACTGGCGTGGCAACGCCCAGCACCCGGAAAAAAGCTGCAGCCAGCCAGAACAACAAAGGAGGTTTGTCCAGATAATCGCGCCCCCAATGCTTAACCTGCAGATAACTTTGGTTGTGCAGCATTTCCTGAGCTATGGAGGCATACTGCGCTGCATCCACATCCATCACATCAACAAACAGGCCCCTCAAATACACGATCGCCAGTCCAACTAAAATGCTAGCCCATAAGTATTTATTGACATGTGTACGCATAGTAGAATTGTCTTACTACCCGGCAATTCCTGGAGTGGTAAAAGTACAATTCCCTCCATAAAGATTTGATCTGTAAATATCCCTGTAGGAGCGTACACCAGGCCGTCTGAGAAAATTGGAAGACATCTTCACGATAAGAAAATTATCCGCTCTTTGTTAATTTTGCTGCAACAACTGGCCGATGGTGTAACTGGCAACACGTCAGATTCTGGCTCTGAAGACTCTAGGTTCGACCCCTAGTCGGCCAGCCAGGAAAAGTTCCGCAAGTTTTACCGTGATTAGAGTTTCTTCCGGAAAAGCGTTACACGTCTTCTTGCAAAATCAACTGCCGTTTCTTTTCTCCTTCAGGCAAACCGGATAATCCTCAGCCAGCTCATCACGACCAGCGCGTAATAGGTCGGGTCAAATTCAAACCAACGTTTAGCAAATCGGGGGCTTTGTGGAAACTTATGGTGATTATTCTGGAAGAGCTCGCCCAGCATGACGATGCCCCAGGGTGTGGTGTTTTTAGAGCGATCACCGTTATCAAAATTTGCATACCCGTATTTGTGACCTAACCAGTTAACCATTGCCCCCTGAATCGGCCCCATCATATAATGCACCGGCAACAGCAAAAACATCCACCACTGCGTGGCAAAGAAAATGTAAAAAAGCGTATAAGCAGCCCCCATTCCGATGCGCCAAATCCAGGAATCACCGATGCGGTCAATTGCATCCCACTCCGGATAGTTTCCTTCAAAACGATGCTCCGGCCTCACCCGCTTGTAAACATAATCCGCGTATATCTTTTTGGTATTCCACATCATCTGAAACACATCGCGGAAGAAATGCGGGGAATGAGGATCTTTCGCGGTATCACTATAGGCATGGTGCGAGCGATGCAGAACAGCATAAGCACGGGGTACCAGATAGGATGACCCCAGAGTTATCAAAGTGAGCAGATAATGCACCCTCTCCCAAAACTTATTCATCACAAACATGCGATGCGAAGCGTATCTGTGTAGAAAAACAGTGTGAAAAAACAGTGATAAAAACCAGTGGGCAAGAAAGAAAATTAAAATAACCATACCCTTGTTTTACAATACCAGTGAATTTTGATGATTCGCCTTAAAGTTGAGAAAGTTTAGTGATAGTTTTTCCACCAGATGTGTTTTTCTGATGTTTTTTTATAACCATTGTTGATGACGTAAGCAGGATTAATCAGCGTGACCAAAATTTTTTCAAACACTGTAAACCTGTTACGCTTCAGGGCTATTGTACTTACGTGCATGCATTCACCCACCACTGAACCAATAGTAGATGTAAACAGCAGATCCTGTATGCTTGGACGCTCCTGAGATGCTTCCCAAAGATATTCCCAGATGACAGACTGAGCCGTAGAATACAGAAATGCGTAAAAGGCGGGCACATCCTGACTGCGTAAAATATTGTAATGTATGGAGCCGGTAATCGGATGGCCCAGGTAGTTATATTGCCATACATCATTGTCCCAAACGGGAGGGCGGGTAAATGCACGTTTATAATTCTCTCGCACCGGACGGACGTGCCAGTGTGTACTCTCGGGCGGCATCAAAGCAAGCGCCAGATAACCGCCTGCCTGCAGTGTAAATGAAATAATTTCAGCCCGAAGTAGTTTTTTCCCCCAGTGCGCTTGCTGGTTGCAGTAGGGCCAGCTCCTTTTGCGAACAATTATAGAGTCAGCTTGGGCATAACCAGTCTCATATAAACTACCCAATGAATACCCAATAAAAACAAAAATCACAAATTTCTGAACTGGAAAAGGCACCCCTTGTCAATACTTAGTTTCGTTTAGTCTTTCTTAAACTACCTTCGTACAAAGCAATCCACTCATCCACGGTGATCTTCCGCATCAACTCACCAATTAGGTCATAAGGAATACAATCAGGTTTTTTAAAGCGCACACAGCTTTTACCCATATCCGGTTTGGATGACAATTGCTTGCGATAAGCATCAGTAAACCATTGCAGCAGATTAGCATCGGCATATAATGCCATATGATATAGGGCCACAAAATTTTTTTGGGAAGCAATGGAAGCAAAAGGCAGCGGGAGCTTCGGATCACAATGATAACCGGCAGGGTAAAGTCTATGGGGCACCACATAGCCAATCATGCCATAGCTAATCGTTTCTTCAAATCCCGGGGGTAAATTTTTTCTGATAACCTGCCGCAACCTATTGAGGACCTTTCTCCGGTCATCCGGAAGGGCATCCAGGTATTCTTTAACTGATGCAAGGGCCGTTTGCATTCTACTGTTTTTGTACCTAAAAATAAACGAAATATCCCGAACACAGCTATACCTCGGCAGCGGGGTTGAATAAGCCGTATCTTTGCAGTTTGCTAAACCGGTTTATATGTCTGCGCGTCCTGATATTATTGAAAAGAAAGAAGGGAAAAAGCTTTACGACTTTCAGCATCGTGCTATAGAAGAAATCTTTGAACGGCTCAGAAAATACCCCGAGCGCTACAGTTTGCTATATCAGCTTCCTACAGGGGGCGGAAAAACCGTCATCTTCTCCAAAATAGCCAAACACTATATCCATGAAACCAAAAGAAAGGTACTCATCCTGACCCACCGCATTGAGCTCTGCCGCCAAACATCGGCCATGCTCGATGAGTTTGGTGTTCCTAACAAGATTATTAACAGCAAGGTAAAAGAAGTATGTGCTTCTGACAATCACATGTGCTATGTAGCCATGGTAGAAACACTGAACAATCGCCTGCACGATGAAGCGGTGGAGATAGAAAACCTTGGGCTCGTAATTGTTGATGAAGCGCACAACAACTCATTCCGCAAGCTGTTTAAGTTTTTCAGAGATAAAATCCTGTTGGGAGTTACTGCCACTCCCCTGAGTTCCAATATTAATCTGCCGCTGCGCGAAGTCTATAAAGAGCTGATTGTGGGCGATTCTATCGCTTCGCTGATAAAAAAAGGTTTTCTGGCAAAAGCCACAACCTACAGTTATGATGTCATTCTCAGTTCGCTTAAAATAGGCATTAACGGAGATTATACCGTCAGATCTTCAGAGCTGCTTTATAACAACTATGCCATGCAGGACAAACTGCTGCATGCCTATGAGCAAAAAGCTAAAGGCAAAAAAACCCTCATTTTCAACAATGGGATCAATACATCACGCCATGTATATAAGCTATTTACGGATGCGGGCTATGCTATCCGCCATCTTGACCATACACAAAGCGAAGAAGAGCGGAAAGAAATTCTTACCTGGCTGAAAGAAACACCGGATGCCATTGTTACCTCCGTGAGTATCCTCACTACCGGTTTTGATGAACCCACGGTAGAAGCCATCATCCTCAACCGGGCTACCCGTTCTCTTACTTTGTATCATCAGATGATAGGGCGTGGCTCCAGAGTCCTTCCAAACAAAAAAGAATTTATTGTCATTGACCTGGGCAATAATGCTCTCCGCTTCGGGCTATGGGATGCTCCTATTGACTGGCAGGAAATTTTCGCTCATCCTGAGCAGTATTATGAACAACTTGTGAGCGATGAAACCATTGAACGCAATTTCAAATACACCATGCCGCTTGAAGTAAAACAACGGTTTGCCAACTCAGACGACATCACCTTTAACGTCAAAGAGGAATATGAAAAAATTAAGCATTCCGGGCACCGGCCTATGACCATCATTGAACAGTCTATACGTCAGCATGCGCGTATGTGCATTGAAAACGCCCAAACTCTCCGGGAAGCCCGTGAGCTGGCGGAGCTGTTGGATGAGGAAATTCAGTTTCGCATAAAAGATTATTCTTACTGCATTTGCAAAAGCACGCCTAATTACCTCACCTGGTTGCATGAAGAATACAAGCGCAGACTTACACTGCTGATAGCTACCGAATTCAGAAACCGCATCACTCATTCAGCTGCCTGAGGCTATAAAGAAGACTCGGTTATTATGCCCCTTACTTTTGTGAAAGGGAAAATTATTTTTTAACAGTTCGTCTGTGCCTGTTTGCCTAAATTGAATAACCTATGATTGGATATCGCTTTACCCGCTTTGTTCCTGAACAACAACAGAACCCTTTTGACAAGCTTTTTAATATTTTCAAAGAATTGCTCATTTACACCTCCGGTGACGTTCAGGAAGCATTAAGCTGGCTCACCGAACTGGATCGTGAATACGGCCTCACCGACTCGTCCTATGGCATGGGCGACTTTATTGAAGATTTAAAGAAAAAAGGCTACATACGGGAAAATGAAAATGGCAGCTTTCTGATCACTGCCAAAACTGAACAAACTATTCGCCAAAGCGCATTGGAGGAAATATTCGGTAAACTCCGCAAAACACGCACTGGCTACCATAATACTGTTTATACAGGGCAAGGCGATGAGCCTAGCAGCGACCGCAGGCCCTTTCAGTTTGGTGATGCGCTGGAACAAATTTCCATGACCGACTCTATCCGCAATGCCCAGATCAACCATGGTATTGCATCTTTTACACTTACCGAAGAAGACCTTGAAA from Chitinophagales bacterium encodes:
- the ykuF gene encoding short-chain dehydrogenase, translated to MQYNEPMLRENALKGKTILVTGGGSGLGKSMGKYFLQLGANLIITSRKMEKLQQAADELQKETGGKVLALQSDVRKYEEVEQVLHKSIETFGKVDVLVNNAAGNFISPTERLSHRAFESVIGIVLQGTINYTLAFGKHWIKEKQPATVLNIVTTYAWTGSAYVVPSACAKAGVLALTRSLAVEWAKYKIRFNAVAPGPFPTKGAWERLVPGDLQKLFDPTKRVPVGRVGEHQELANLCAFLVSDFSSYINGECITIDGGEWLKGAGQFNAMEAVPAEMWDMIEQMTRSAK
- a CDS encoding fatty acid desaturase; this encodes MVILIFFLAHWFLSLFFHTVFLHRYASHRMFVMNKFWERVHYLLTLITLGSSYLVPRAYAVLHRSHHAYSDTAKDPHSPHFFRDVFQMMWNTKKIYADYVYKRVRPEHRFEGNYPEWDAIDRIGDSWIWRIGMGAAYTLFYIFFATQWWMFLLLPVHYMMGPIQGAMVNWLGHKYGYANFDNGDRSKNTTPWGIVMLGELFQNNHHKFPQSPRFAKRWFEFDPTYYALVVMSWLRIIRFA
- a CDS encoding DEAD/DEAH box helicase codes for the protein MSARPDIIEKKEGKKLYDFQHRAIEEIFERLRKYPERYSLLYQLPTGGGKTVIFSKIAKHYIHETKRKVLILTHRIELCRQTSAMLDEFGVPNKIINSKVKEVCASDNHMCYVAMVETLNNRLHDEAVEIENLGLVIVDEAHNNSFRKLFKFFRDKILLGVTATPLSSNINLPLREVYKELIVGDSIASLIKKGFLAKATTYSYDVILSSLKIGINGDYTVRSSELLYNNYAMQDKLLHAYEQKAKGKKTLIFNNGINTSRHVYKLFTDAGYAIRHLDHTQSEEERKEILTWLKETPDAIVTSVSILTTGFDEPTVEAIILNRATRSLTLYHQMIGRGSRVLPNKKEFIVIDLGNNALRFGLWDAPIDWQEIFAHPEQYYEQLVSDETIERNFKYTMPLEVKQRFANSDDITFNVKEEYEKIKHSGHRPMTIIEQSIRQHARMCIENAQTLREARELAELLDEEIQFRIKDYSYCICKSTPNYLTWLHEEYKRRLTLLIATEFRNRITHSAA